Proteins encoded together in one Calditrichota bacterium window:
- the surE gene encoding 5'/3'-nucleotidase SurE, producing the protein MIILISNDDGVHSPGLHALVRAVADLGQVWVVAPDREQSAVGHSITIAEPIRLTDMTVGGAFRSFAVSGSPADCVKLALSELLPETPALVISGINRGENTGISIIYSGTVSAATEGAINGIPAMAVSLDSFTHEDFGPSAAIARRAAQQALADGMPEGTLLNVNVPALPTERIRGIKVIRQGQGRFKETFLKRNDPRGRTYYWMDGHKLPLNETDTDGTALTEGYVAVTPIHFDLTNHAALQQLGNWSDLLLPLANS; encoded by the coding sequence GTGATTATACTTATTTCGAACGACGATGGAGTTCATTCGCCCGGCTTGCACGCGTTGGTGCGGGCTGTTGCGGATTTGGGACAAGTTTGGGTTGTGGCTCCCGATAGGGAGCAATCGGCAGTGGGACACTCGATTACGATCGCTGAACCAATCCGGCTGACGGATATGACGGTTGGCGGCGCCTTTCGATCGTTTGCGGTGAGCGGGAGTCCTGCTGACTGCGTAAAATTGGCATTGTCCGAACTTTTGCCTGAAACGCCTGCACTCGTGATTTCCGGAATCAATCGCGGCGAAAATACTGGAATATCGATCATCTATTCCGGAACTGTATCCGCGGCCACGGAGGGAGCAATCAACGGAATACCCGCGATGGCTGTTTCGCTGGATTCGTTTACCCACGAAGATTTTGGACCTTCAGCGGCAATAGCTCGCCGCGCCGCGCAGCAAGCATTGGCGGACGGTATGCCCGAAGGAACATTGCTAAACGTCAACGTCCCGGCGCTGCCCACGGAGCGTATTCGCGGCATCAAAGTTATTCGCCAAGGTCAAGGACGCTTCAAAGAGACGTTCTTGAAGCGCAATGATCCGCGTGGCAGAACGTACTACTGGATGGACGGACACAAACTTCCGCTCAATGAAACGGATACGGACGGTACGGCTCTCACCGAAGGATATGTGGCTGTGACACCCATTCACTTTGATTTGACGAATCACGCGGCCTTGCAGCAGCTCGGCAATTGGTCGGATTTGCTATTGCCTTTGGCGAATTCATGA
- the guaA gene encoding glutamine-hydrolyzing GMP synthase, whose product MRHPERITILDFGGQTTQLIARRLREHGVYCEILPYNAKIDEIATPETKGIVMSGGPSSVHASGAPFPNQKVYDLGLPILGICYGMQLIGQHFGTPVVKGRAGEFGPAEVEYSLESELLDGINKPMKVWMNHGDHLEEVRAPLSLMGRSTSGLVAAVCHRDLGAFGVQFHPEVTHTPEGSALLRNFAFNVCGCSGGWSMESFIEEATKDIRRTVGNQNVLCALSGGLDSAVTAMLLNRAIPGQVLCFYVDTGLGRLGEREQIEQTFREHGHISLEVVEAADRFYNELKGVLEPEQKRKIIGRLFIEVFQEEAARHNEVTFLAQGTLYPDVIESVSVKGPSATIKSHHNVGGLPESLHLKLIEPLRELFKDEARNLGVLLGLPRAITHRHPFPGPGLGVRVIGEVTKDRCDILRQADAIFMQELREANWYEQTRQAFAVLLPVKSVGVMGDERTYESVCVLRAVNTDDFMTADFTRLPYELLGRTASRIINEVRGINRVAYDISTKPPATVEWE is encoded by the coding sequence ATGAGACATCCTGAGCGAATTACAATTCTCGATTTCGGCGGTCAAACAACACAACTCATCGCGAGGCGGCTGCGCGAGCATGGGGTTTATTGTGAGATTTTGCCGTATAACGCAAAGATTGACGAAATCGCCACGCCCGAGACGAAAGGAATTGTGATGTCAGGCGGCCCCTCAAGCGTACACGCGAGCGGCGCGCCTTTTCCGAATCAGAAAGTCTACGATCTCGGCCTACCGATTCTGGGAATCTGCTATGGAATGCAGTTGATCGGACAACATTTCGGTACTCCCGTGGTGAAAGGGAGGGCCGGTGAGTTCGGTCCGGCAGAAGTGGAATATTCGCTTGAGAGCGAGCTTCTTGACGGCATCAACAAGCCGATGAAAGTTTGGATGAACCATGGCGACCATCTTGAAGAAGTGCGCGCACCCTTGTCTCTCATGGGTCGCAGTACGTCCGGGCTTGTCGCGGCGGTTTGCCATCGAGATCTTGGTGCGTTCGGCGTCCAGTTTCACCCTGAGGTGACTCACACGCCTGAAGGTTCTGCCCTGCTAAGAAACTTCGCGTTTAACGTGTGCGGCTGCTCCGGAGGTTGGAGCATGGAGTCTTTCATCGAAGAAGCGACGAAGGACATCCGGCGCACAGTAGGTAATCAGAATGTGCTTTGCGCACTTTCCGGCGGACTGGACTCGGCGGTGACAGCCATGTTGCTGAATCGCGCAATCCCCGGTCAGGTGTTATGTTTTTATGTTGACACGGGATTGGGCAGACTGGGCGAACGGGAGCAGATCGAACAAACTTTTAGAGAACATGGTCACATCTCTCTTGAAGTTGTGGAAGCCGCCGACCGATTCTACAATGAACTCAAAGGAGTGCTGGAACCGGAACAAAAGCGTAAGATCATCGGCCGTCTGTTTATTGAAGTCTTCCAGGAAGAAGCGGCCCGCCACAATGAAGTGACTTTTCTTGCTCAAGGAACACTTTATCCCGACGTCATTGAAAGCGTATCGGTAAAAGGGCCGTCCGCGACCATCAAGTCACATCATAACGTCGGTGGGTTACCCGAGTCGTTGCATCTGAAACTCATAGAACCTTTGCGCGAATTGTTCAAAGACGAAGCTCGCAATCTCGGGGTACTCTTGGGGCTTCCACGCGCAATAACTCACCGTCATCCGTTCCCGGGACCGGGATTGGGCGTTCGCGTGATTGGCGAGGTGACGAAGGATCGCTGCGATATTTTGCGGCAAGCCGACGCCATATTTATGCAGGAGTTGCGCGAAGCCAATTGGTACGAACAAACCCGTCAAGCATTCGCGGTGCTTTTGCCGGTTAAGTCGGTCGGTGTTATGGGCGATGAACGAACCTATGAAAGCGTGTGTGTGCTGCGTGCGGTCAATACAGACGATTTCATGACGGCAGATTTTACCCGCCTTCCTTACGAACTTCTGGGCCGCACCGCGTCACGCATCATAAACGAAGTGCGCGGCATTAATCGCGTGGCCTACGACATCAGTACTAAGCCACCAGCAACCGTGGAGTGGGAATAG
- the glmS gene encoding glutamine--fructose-6-phosphate transaminase (isomerizing) → MCGIIGYTGQREVTPILIGALKRMEYRGYDSAGVAVVNGNLNIVKDSGKVSNLEQLVRESSLSGKSGIGHTRWATHGVPNQVNAHPHTDEDKSIALVHNGIIENYNALRHELGKSGHEFVTETDTETVAHLIEELYSGDFAEAVTKALRLVKGTYGFAIVNKNHPGMIIAARMGSPMVIGHGDGENFVASDPAAFLHFTRDVTYLEDGEIAIITPEKVVYRNLADEPIDKELEQITFDIAAIEKGGFSHFMLKEICEQPQTVADSMRGRLLLDEGTVKFGGMTAVRETLQNAKRVLFLGCGTSWHAGLVGEYLIEELAGIPAEVEYASEFRYRSPVLEPGTVAFAISQSGETADTLAAIREAKRHGTPVFGICNVVGSSIARETDAGIFLHAGPEIGVASTKAFTSQITVLFMLALQMGRSRRVGAGRGRELVQELKNIPNKISRILASRERIETIAHRYKDSRNFLYLGRGLNFPVALEGALKLKEISYVHAEGYPAAEMKHGPIALIDNDMPVVFIATKDGTYEKVLSNIEEVRARGGQVLVIATEGDTEVARRATEVLYVPETDPLLTPLLTVVPLQLLSYYMAVHRGCDVDQPRNLAKSVTVE, encoded by the coding sequence ATGTGTGGAATTATCGGCTACACAGGACAGCGTGAAGTTACTCCAATATTGATTGGCGCGTTGAAACGCATGGAGTACCGGGGCTACGACTCTGCAGGAGTTGCGGTCGTCAACGGCAATCTGAATATTGTAAAAGATTCGGGGAAAGTCTCGAATCTTGAGCAGCTTGTCCGCGAATCGTCACTGTCGGGTAAGTCCGGAATTGGGCATACGCGTTGGGCGACACACGGCGTGCCGAATCAAGTCAATGCGCATCCGCATACGGATGAAGATAAATCCATTGCACTCGTACACAACGGGATCATCGAGAACTACAACGCCCTCAGGCACGAATTGGGCAAATCCGGGCACGAGTTCGTAACTGAGACGGATACGGAGACCGTCGCGCACCTGATAGAGGAACTCTATTCCGGTGATTTTGCGGAGGCCGTTACAAAAGCCTTGCGGCTCGTTAAAGGGACGTACGGTTTTGCGATTGTCAACAAGAACCACCCGGGAATGATCATCGCTGCGCGTATGGGATCGCCGATGGTGATAGGCCACGGAGATGGCGAAAATTTTGTAGCGTCTGATCCAGCCGCATTTTTGCATTTTACGCGCGACGTGACGTATCTCGAGGATGGTGAAATCGCGATTATTACTCCGGAAAAGGTCGTCTACCGCAATCTGGCCGATGAGCCTATAGACAAGGAGCTTGAGCAGATCACGTTTGACATCGCCGCTATCGAAAAAGGCGGATTCTCACATTTCATGTTAAAAGAGATTTGCGAGCAGCCGCAGACCGTCGCGGATTCGATGCGCGGCCGCCTTTTGCTCGACGAAGGAACAGTGAAATTTGGCGGCATGACTGCGGTTCGAGAGACTCTTCAGAATGCCAAGCGAGTGCTGTTTCTTGGCTGTGGAACAAGTTGGCACGCAGGACTGGTCGGCGAGTACTTGATCGAGGAGCTTGCTGGTATTCCCGCCGAGGTGGAATACGCCTCGGAGTTTCGCTATCGTTCGCCGGTGCTTGAACCGGGGACAGTTGCTTTTGCGATTTCTCAATCAGGTGAAACTGCCGATACGCTCGCGGCAATTCGCGAGGCGAAACGGCACGGTACTCCTGTTTTTGGTATTTGCAACGTTGTAGGTTCGTCCATCGCGCGTGAAACGGACGCTGGAATCTTTCTTCATGCCGGACCGGAAATAGGTGTGGCGTCGACTAAGGCTTTCACGTCACAAATTACCGTGCTGTTCATGCTGGCGCTTCAGATGGGCAGAAGCCGTCGCGTCGGTGCCGGGCGCGGTCGTGAATTAGTTCAAGAGCTCAAGAACATTCCAAACAAGATTTCCCGCATACTTGCTTCGCGTGAGCGCATCGAAACAATCGCGCATCGCTACAAAGACAGCCGCAATTTCCTGTATCTTGGCCGTGGACTAAATTTCCCCGTTGCACTTGAGGGCGCCCTAAAGCTAAAGGAAATTTCGTACGTTCACGCCGAAGGCTATCCTGCCGCTGAAATGAAGCACGGTCCAATCGCGTTGATCGACAATGACATGCCGGTCGTGTTTATTGCGACGAAAGATGGGACGTACGAAAAGGTACTTTCCAATATAGAAGAAGTGCGCGCCCGCGGAGGTCAAGTCTTGGTGATCGCCACAGAAGGTGATACGGAAGTTGCAAGGCGCGCCACCGAGGTACTGTATGTTCCGGAAACGGACCCGCTTTTGACCCCCTTGTTGACGGTTGTACCGCTGCAGCTGCTTTCCTACTACATGGCCGTTCATCGCGGATGCGACGTGGACCAACCCCGAAATCTTGCCAAGAGTGTCACAGTTGAATAG
- the uppP gene encoding undecaprenyl-diphosphatase UppP, with protein MSYWDAIILGIAQGLTEFLPVSSSGHLVVLQNLLGFREPLLTFDIMVHLGTLAAVPIYYRKKLLSLVTGLFGSARAQAVRTIVLIGIATVPAVVIGLAFKDAIEGAFGDPLFVALMWFLFGILAIVSTRWTKGTREFESLSFFEAFLIGCAQSVAILPGVSRSGSTIIAGMTRGVMPAAAANFSFLMAIPAIGGAGVLQLKEADLSSLADPVMLVGGVVSFVVGYAAIAWLLKLLSRGIIRPFGIYCVAVSILTFVFLNISGK; from the coding sequence GTGAGCTACTGGGACGCGATTATACTTGGCATTGCGCAGGGGCTCACTGAGTTTTTGCCGGTTTCGAGTTCTGGACATCTTGTAGTCCTTCAAAACTTGCTGGGTTTCCGTGAGCCGCTGCTGACCTTCGACATCATGGTGCATTTGGGGACGTTGGCCGCCGTTCCTATCTACTATAGAAAGAAACTGCTGTCCCTCGTGACTGGACTCTTTGGCTCCGCGCGCGCGCAGGCTGTTCGCACCATTGTCTTGATTGGTATTGCAACTGTGCCTGCCGTTGTGATCGGTCTCGCATTCAAAGACGCGATCGAGGGAGCCTTCGGCGATCCGCTTTTTGTTGCGTTGATGTGGTTCCTGTTTGGAATTCTCGCGATTGTTAGCACTCGGTGGACGAAGGGGACTCGCGAATTCGAGAGTCTGAGCTTTTTTGAAGCATTCTTAATCGGCTGCGCGCAGTCCGTGGCGATTCTGCCCGGCGTATCACGTTCAGGTTCGACGATTATTGCTGGAATGACACGAGGAGTAATGCCTGCCGCGGCAGCGAACTTCTCGTTCTTGATGGCGATTCCCGCGATTGGGGGAGCGGGTGTACTTCAGCTCAAAGAAGCCGACTTGAGTTCGCTTGCCGATCCCGTGATGCTTGTGGGCGGAGTGGTTTCTTTCGTTGTGGGTTACGCGGCCATAGCGTGGCTGCTGAAACTCTTGAGTCGCGGAATAATCCGTCCTTTTGGAATCTACTGTGTTGCCGTTTCTATTTTGACGTTTGTTTTTTTGAACATTTCTGGAAAATGA
- a CDS encoding gamma-glutamyl-gamma-aminobutyrate hydrolase family protein produces MLKLSENSRPVVGISPGFAGPDPSRKFAQAGRIVFCDLNYTEGVENAGGMPFLIPFTSDQEQIERVADHIDGLVLIGGVDVHPKHYGQTLEPTEQQPVDERDEFEFRFLDAFLKREKPIFAICRGFQVINIALCGTLVQDIPSKLGPVHHLQTPGSQTVAHQVTLDQGSMIHKILGETLIDVNSFHHQTIDKLGNGLRAVGRSEEGLIEVFEHESHPYLIAVQWHPERMRNSEQQKMLFNDFVKACSREQLELVS; encoded by the coding sequence ATGTTGAAACTTTCTGAAAACTCCCGTCCGGTTGTGGGTATATCTCCCGGTTTTGCAGGTCCTGATCCTTCGCGCAAATTTGCGCAAGCGGGCCGTATCGTATTCTGTGATTTGAATTACACCGAAGGCGTAGAAAACGCCGGCGGAATGCCGTTCTTGATTCCATTCACTTCCGACCAAGAGCAGATAGAACGTGTTGCTGATCATATTGACGGACTCGTTCTAATCGGTGGGGTGGACGTTCACCCAAAACATTATGGCCAGACGCTCGAACCGACGGAGCAGCAGCCGGTCGATGAACGCGATGAATTCGAATTCCGCTTTCTCGATGCTTTTTTGAAGCGCGAGAAACCGATCTTCGCCATTTGCCGGGGTTTTCAAGTCATCAATATCGCGCTCTGTGGAACTCTGGTTCAAGACATTCCCTCCAAGTTAGGGCCGGTTCATCACCTGCAGACTCCGGGTTCGCAAACGGTTGCACACCAAGTGACGCTTGATCAAGGTAGTATGATACACAAGATACTTGGCGAGACGTTGATTGACGTCAATAGTTTTCACCATCAGACCATTGACAAGTTGGGAAATGGGCTGCGCGCCGTCGGAAGGTCGGAAGAGGGTTTGATAGAAGTGTTTGAACACGAATCACACCCTTATCTGATCGCCGTGCAGTGGCATCCGGAAAGAATGCGGAACTCAGAACAGCAGAAAATGCTGTTCAATGATTTTGTCAAGGCTTGCAGTCGTGAACAGCTCGAGCTGGTTAGCTGA
- the holA gene encoding DNA polymerase III subunit delta — MNSSSWLAEALPAFRSLKKAIAKKDVAPVIMLGGTEEYALGEAKDLVLEYLLQGASADFDFFEAEASAVSAGDLNEQLVALPMFGERRVVVLHDPESGRKDEAKQNLLKRYAANPSPTTTLLFVQPLERRPNKREQAALQNTPNSYWFFDLKSDEIAKFIRSFVTDSKKSIASNAVDYLIESSSSQLRDLKAKLDHLVLYSGVEQEITIEMAMRATGITAEVDMFGFDDALLDGNASRVLREARELLDKGMEELALLGRLRSTISRIWICGGLAARRASDDEFRLVLGGQVFKKSSFISASRRIGDHQVQDLLLNLLQIEMHAKSKSSSVRPFMFEWLWLATAGKKTGTSGTLANQWEYVR; from the coding sequence GTGAACAGCTCGAGCTGGTTAGCTGAAGCTCTTCCTGCTTTTCGCAGCCTGAAGAAGGCCATCGCGAAAAAGGACGTCGCTCCAGTGATCATGCTGGGCGGTACGGAGGAGTATGCACTCGGCGAAGCAAAAGATCTGGTGCTTGAGTATCTTTTGCAAGGCGCATCAGCGGACTTTGATTTCTTTGAAGCGGAAGCGTCCGCAGTCAGCGCAGGCGACTTGAATGAGCAGTTGGTAGCTTTGCCGATGTTCGGCGAGCGGCGCGTGGTTGTTCTGCACGATCCGGAAAGCGGCCGGAAAGATGAAGCAAAGCAGAATTTGCTGAAGCGCTACGCAGCGAACCCATCGCCGACGACAACGCTCTTGTTTGTGCAGCCGCTTGAAAGAAGGCCCAACAAGCGTGAGCAGGCCGCGTTGCAGAATACTCCGAATAGCTATTGGTTCTTTGATCTAAAGAGCGATGAGATTGCAAAGTTTATTCGCAGCTTTGTCACTGACAGCAAGAAATCCATCGCAAGTAACGCCGTAGATTATCTGATTGAGAGTTCATCGTCTCAGCTCAGAGACCTGAAAGCCAAACTGGACCATCTCGTACTTTACTCAGGGGTTGAACAAGAGATAACAATTGAGATGGCCATGCGCGCCACGGGAATCACGGCTGAAGTCGACATGTTCGGCTTTGACGATGCTCTTTTGGACGGGAATGCCTCCCGAGTATTAAGAGAGGCCCGCGAGCTGTTGGACAAAGGCATGGAAGAATTAGCTCTTTTGGGTCGTTTGCGTTCGACCATATCCAGAATCTGGATTTGCGGTGGATTGGCCGCACGGCGGGCAAGTGACGACGAGTTCCGCTTAGTCCTTGGTGGGCAAGTATTTAAAAAATCAAGTTTTATTAGTGCATCAAGACGAATTGGTGACCATCAAGTACAAGACTTGCTTTTAAATCTCCTTCAAATAGAGATGCACGCAAAATCAAAATCCTCATCTGTAAGGCCATTTATGTTCGAGTGGTTGTGGCTGGCTACGGCTGGAAAAAAGACCGGAACCTCCGGAACCTTGGCTAATCAATGGGAGTATGTCAGGTAG
- a CDS encoding sigma-70 family RNA polymerase sigma factor, which yields MNDKPIASQTDEELIAAFQQENAAAFDEIVRRYRDPLYNFVVRLLGDTLFSEDVVQETFVRVYRNKHRYHQVAKFSTWIYTIASNLAKTELRRRKVRNFFSISSKGNEERDYDIQDQGVDVEKEVDGRVRTELILREIEKLPYHFREAVLLRDVQDLSYEEIAEVLQVPLGTVKSRVNRGRTRLQQVLKFLANEESDRD from the coding sequence ATGAACGACAAGCCGATAGCGTCGCAAACCGACGAAGAACTTATAGCCGCGTTTCAGCAGGAAAATGCTGCGGCATTTGACGAGATTGTTCGTCGGTATCGTGACCCGCTCTATAACTTTGTGGTCCGGCTGCTGGGGGATACCCTCTTCAGCGAGGACGTGGTTCAGGAGACCTTTGTACGGGTCTACCGGAACAAGCACCGCTATCACCAGGTGGCGAAGTTTTCGACATGGATCTATACGATTGCGTCGAACTTAGCCAAGACCGAATTGCGGCGGCGCAAAGTTCGAAATTTCTTCTCGATCAGTTCCAAAGGGAACGAAGAACGCGACTACGACATTCAAGATCAGGGCGTCGACGTCGAGAAGGAAGTGGATGGAAGAGTGCGTACGGAACTGATCCTTCGCGAGATCGAGAAACTTCCGTATCATTTTAGAGAAGCCGTCTTGCTCAGAGACGTGCAGGATCTCTCATATGAAGAGATAGCAGAAGTGTTACAGGTGCCGCTAGGTACCGTCAAATCTCGGGTGAACAGAGGGAGAACCCGCTTGCAACAAGTTTTAAAGTTTTTGGCGAACGAGGAGTCAGATCGTGACTAA
- a CDS encoding FG-GAP repeat protein, translated as MNGDGIDDFITAVYGGNTTRMYVYHGSMSPDTLPDQEVPVTGQHTHIDIVPDLNGDGKDDLILFGGGGPGSYNVFLGGDSISSYPDFTLDTACDLILDDARNYGAEIAGAGDFNHDGINDVLIVNPTCPNWGIGSLYLGYHWLNEQPVWTIWGRQAPYNLIGIRFAAGVGDINHDGFDDVAFGAFNNDFDGWRGRAVVLAGHAMQVPVEEQPVELPDELDVSVYPNPFNSTVSISLEAPLHSETKVSLHDLLGREVDVIYRGRLAASTISYTAPAALASGVYFVRAISGVQSQMAKVVLLK; from the coding sequence TTGAATGGGGATGGAATTGACGATTTCATTACAGCCGTGTATGGCGGCAATACGACGCGGATGTATGTCTATCACGGAAGTATGTCACCCGATACTCTCCCGGATCAAGAAGTCCCCGTAACAGGCCAGCACACACACATTGATATAGTTCCCGATTTGAATGGCGACGGTAAGGACGATTTGATTTTGTTTGGCGGAGGTGGTCCGGGCAGTTACAATGTGTTTCTCGGCGGTGATTCAATCTCTTCATATCCGGATTTCACTTTGGACACGGCTTGCGATCTGATTCTCGACGATGCGCGCAACTACGGTGCCGAGATTGCCGGCGCCGGAGACTTCAATCACGATGGAATCAATGACGTGTTGATCGTAAACCCCACGTGTCCCAATTGGGGAATCGGGAGTCTGTATTTGGGTTACCACTGGCTGAATGAGCAGCCGGTTTGGACGATCTGGGGGCGTCAGGCTCCCTACAATCTGATTGGGATTCGTTTTGCGGCGGGCGTTGGTGACATTAACCATGATGGCTTCGACGACGTGGCCTTTGGCGCTTTCAACAATGACTTCGACGGTTGGCGCGGGCGGGCCGTTGTACTTGCGGGTCATGCAATGCAAGTCCCGGTGGAGGAACAGCCTGTCGAGCTGCCTGACGAACTTGACGTGTCGGTCTATCCGAATCCATTCAACTCGACTGTAAGCATTTCACTTGAAGCGCCGCTTCATTCTGAAACAAAAGTTTCGCTCCACGATCTACTTGGCCGAGAAGTCGATGTGATTTATCGCGGTAGACTTGCGGCTTCAACGATTTCATACACTGCGCCCGCTGCGCTTGCGAGTGGAGTTTATTTTGTGCGGGCGATTTCGGGAGTGCAATCGCAGATGGCGAAGGTGGTACTGCTGAAGTAG
- the rdgB gene encoding RdgB/HAM1 family non-canonical purine NTP pyrophosphatase, giving the protein MRLLVATRNADKLREIQEKFTGVPVKLLSLAEFSSLPETVEDQPDLIGNAIKKATEAARGTGLWAMADDTGLEVDALDGAPGVYSARYSGPGATYASNCEKLLRDLSEVPRDKRTAHFKCVIALKTDDGLYCVEGILLGRIAETGRGNKGFGYDPIFELEDGRMLAELEMAEKNRLSHRGQAVDKMKRLLEFLLLTDSGGEPR; this is encoded by the coding sequence ATTCGTCTCTTAGTCGCTACTCGTAACGCGGATAAGCTCCGCGAGATTCAGGAGAAATTCACGGGGGTGCCCGTGAAACTCTTGAGCCTCGCGGAGTTTTCATCTCTTCCCGAAACCGTCGAGGACCAGCCAGACCTGATCGGTAACGCGATTAAGAAAGCAACGGAAGCTGCCCGTGGTACGGGACTTTGGGCGATGGCGGATGACACCGGACTGGAGGTCGATGCACTGGACGGAGCGCCGGGAGTGTACTCCGCAAGGTACTCAGGCCCCGGTGCAACCTACGCCAGCAACTGTGAAAAACTCCTGAGAGACTTGAGTGAAGTTCCCCGCGACAAACGGACGGCACACTTCAAGTGCGTGATCGCCCTCAAGACAGACGATGGGCTTTACTGTGTCGAGGGAATCCTGCTTGGCCGAATTGCCGAGACAGGACGAGGCAACAAAGGCTTCGGCTACGATCCGATCTTTGAGCTGGAAGATGGAAGAATGCTCGCCGAACTCGAAATGGCCGAAAAAAACCGCCTGTCCCATCGAGGACAAGCGGTAGACAAGATGAAGAGGTTGTTGGAATTTTTATTGCTCACAGATTCCGGCGGGGAACCGCGCTGA
- a CDS encoding cysteine desulfurase: protein MAGMVYLDNAATTQPDPQVIEAMTHALSDGWGNPSSVHEHGKRAKMLLEEARVRISRLANCHPDEVFFTSGGTEADNWAIQGALAASDKSSKHVVITAFEHHAVLDAAKAAEKSGVALTVVPVSSNGVVDPQEIEKALRPETVVVSVMHVNNELGTIQPTHEIGTLCNRSKVQFHSDYVQSFGKLQLDFASLPVDMISISAHKIHGPKGVGALIIRRGTKLAQHQYGGSQERGRRTGTENIPGIVGFGKAAELCAERMKSDCKRIVGLHDRCERELKARIPGLFVNCEETPRAKNISNIRVPGCDGEELLIALDMRGISVSTGAACSAGATGASHVMKALGLSVADARSSIRISFGRFSTDADVDELVTVFPSIVERQRKTMAVVS from the coding sequence ATGGCAGGAATGGTATATCTTGACAACGCAGCAACTACGCAGCCCGATCCGCAAGTGATCGAGGCTATGACGCACGCGCTTTCCGACGGCTGGGGAAACCCTTCTAGCGTCCATGAACATGGCAAGCGCGCCAAGATGCTGCTTGAAGAAGCTCGCGTTCGAATTTCTCGGTTGGCGAACTGTCATCCAGACGAAGTGTTTTTCACGTCCGGAGGAACGGAAGCTGATAATTGGGCGATTCAGGGAGCACTGGCGGCGAGTGATAAGTCAAGCAAGCACGTCGTGATCACGGCATTCGAGCATCATGCTGTCTTAGACGCGGCAAAAGCCGCGGAAAAATCCGGCGTAGCACTAACCGTCGTTCCCGTGTCGTCAAACGGCGTTGTGGACCCGCAAGAAATTGAGAAAGCTCTCCGACCCGAAACGGTAGTTGTTTCAGTAATGCATGTCAACAACGAGTTGGGAACGATCCAGCCGACACACGAAATAGGTACTTTGTGCAATCGTTCGAAAGTTCAGTTTCACAGCGACTACGTCCAGAGCTTTGGTAAGCTCCAGCTTGATTTTGCAAGTTTACCTGTAGATATGATTTCGATTTCCGCCCACAAGATTCACGGCCCCAAGGGAGTAGGCGCGCTTATCATACGCCGCGGAACAAAGCTCGCCCAGCATCAGTACGGCGGCAGTCAGGAGCGCGGCCGCCGCACGGGCACGGAGAACATTCCGGGCATAGTGGGATTTGGCAAGGCGGCCGAACTGTGTGCTGAGCGGATGAAATCTGATTGCAAACGAATTGTGGGGCTTCACGACAGGTGCGAACGCGAACTCAAAGCGAGAATACCCGGCCTGTTCGTCAATTGTGAAGAGACTCCGCGCGCCAAGAACATTTCAAACATCCGTGTTCCGGGCTGTGACGGTGAAGAACTGCTCATCGCATTGGACATGCGAGGGATCAGCGTGTCGACAGGAGCTGCTTGCAGCGCAGGCGCAACAGGCGCATCGCATGTCATGAAGGCACTTGGGTTATCCGTGGCCGACGCACGGTCGAGCATTCGAATTAGTTTCGGCCGTTTCAGCACGGACGCAGATGTGGATGAGTTGGTGACGGTCTTTCCCAGTATCGTCGAGAGACAAAGAAAAACAATGGCGGTGGTTTCATGA